From Sardina pilchardus chromosome 9, fSarPil1.1, whole genome shotgun sequence, a single genomic window includes:
- the LOC134092502 gene encoding protein FAM107B-like: protein MAEKQLELIEARKVAHPMESPIHRRLLSELLLTHKWGLLPGERSELERVLDQRRLEKCRDQDQPVSDLEMELRKHRERLLTYELEEQRRRENQRNLPEFIRVRDNLRHIQVSGHLQNTHTHTARSRRHYRSGLC from the exons ATGGCTGAGAAGCAGCTCGAACTGATTGAGGCCAGGAAGGTGGCCCACCCCATGGAGTCCCCCATACACAGGCGCTTGCTCAGCGAACTGCTGCTCACGCACAAATG GGGACTGTTGCCAGGGGAGAGATCAGAACTTGAGAGAGTTCTAGATCAGAGGAGACTGGAGAAGTGCCGAGATCAGGACCAGCCCGTGTCAGACCTGGAGATGGAGCTGCGCAAGCACAGGGAGAGGCTACTCACA tatgagctggaggagcagagaCGCAGGGAGAATCAGCGGAACCTTCCAGAATTTATCCGAGTGAGGGACAACCTCAGGCACATCCAAGTGTCGGGCCacttacagaacacacacacacacactgcaagatCAAGAAGACACTACAGATCAGGATTATGCTGA